The genomic region CAAGTATGCCGACATCGTGATCGATGTGGGTGGGCGGGATACAGGCAGCCTTCGCGCAGCTCTCACCGTTGCCGAGACCGTCATTATTCCAGTGCAACCCCGCAGCTTTGATGTCTGGGGCGTCGATCAGACCGCTGAACTGGTAAGGGACGCGCGGCAGATCAATGAACATCTTCGTGCGTTGGCAGTCCTGAACAATGCCGACAGCCAGGGAAAAGATAATGAGGCCGCAGCCGAGGCCCTGCGCGGTATAGACGGAATTGAGCTCGCCCCGCATGTCATCATTCGCCGGAAAGCTTTTCCGAACGCGGCGGCATCCGGTCTCTCCGTCCTCGAATACGACGATCCGAAAGCCAGCGATGAATTGACCCAGCTTATCGACGTGCTCATGGTTTTCGCGTAGATATCACTTAGCTATCATGGAGATGTACATTGACTATCGCACTGAATCCCAAACGCAATACATTAGCCATCAAAGATTCC from Tunturibacter psychrotolerans harbors:
- a CDS encoding AAA family ATPase, translating into MILAVGNVKGGVGKTTLAVNLAIALSRQGRDVLLIDGDEQGTAMAFTELRSAQRDGKPGYTAVALHGKAIRDQTRQLAPKYADIVIDVGGRDTGSLRAALTVAETVIIPVQPRSFDVWGVDQTAELVRDARQINEHLRALAVLNNADSQGKDNEAAAEALRGIDGIELAPHVIIRRKAFPNAAASGLSVLEYDDPKASDELTQLIDVLMVFA